A genomic stretch from Cellulomonas sp. KRMCY2 includes:
- a CDS encoding helix-turn-helix transcriptional regulator, translating to MVVEQRDQAEVDRIFAALADATRRDVVMRVLERESSVSALARRYDMSFAAVQKHVAVLERARLVTKERRGREQIVRGEVATVRAAVRLLEEYEEIWRGRIGRIEEILAEPTEGETP from the coding sequence ATGGTTGTAGAACAGCGGGACCAGGCCGAGGTGGACCGGATCTTCGCCGCCCTGGCCGACGCGACACGGCGCGACGTCGTGATGCGGGTGCTGGAGCGGGAGTCGTCGGTGTCCGCGCTCGCGCGGCGGTACGACATGAGCTTCGCCGCCGTCCAGAAGCATGTCGCCGTGCTCGAGCGGGCACGGCTGGTGACCAAGGAGCGACGCGGCCGCGAGCAGATCGTGCGCGGCGAGGTCGCCACCGTCCGGGCGGCCGTACGGCTGCTCGAGGAGTACGAGGAGATCTGGCGCGGTCGGATCGGCCGCATCGAGGAGATCCTCGCCGAACCCACCGAAGGAGAGACCCCATGA
- a CDS encoding aspartate/glutamate racemase family protein, with translation MRTIGLLGGMSWDSSATYYRIINEEVRDRLGGHHCAQVVMVSLDFGVVRELQVRGAWDEAAALLVDGAVRLEAAGADVVVLCTNLMHKLAPAIEAATRVPLLHIADAVGARAQELGVDQIGVLGARQVMEEPFYRDRLRERWGIDVIVPSDEDRAVVNRVIFDELTTGRIEPASKRAYLEIVDRLADRGVGAVALACTEIGLLIGATDTDLPLIDSAQVHALAAVDAALSPGDATWDRQPALRSGV, from the coding sequence ATGCGAACAATCGGCTTGCTGGGCGGGATGAGCTGGGACTCCTCCGCCACTTACTACCGCATCATCAACGAGGAGGTCCGTGATCGCCTCGGCGGGCATCACTGCGCGCAGGTCGTGATGGTCTCGCTGGACTTCGGGGTGGTCCGTGAGCTCCAGGTGCGTGGCGCATGGGACGAGGCCGCGGCGCTGCTCGTGGACGGCGCGGTACGGCTCGAGGCCGCCGGCGCGGACGTCGTCGTGCTCTGCACGAACCTGATGCACAAGCTGGCTCCCGCCATCGAGGCTGCGACCCGCGTACCCCTGTTGCACATCGCCGACGCGGTCGGGGCCCGCGCCCAGGAGCTGGGCGTCGATCAGATCGGGGTGCTCGGTGCCCGGCAGGTGATGGAGGAGCCCTTCTACCGCGATCGGCTTCGCGAGCGATGGGGCATCGACGTCATCGTCCCCAGCGACGAGGACCGGGCGGTGGTCAACCGCGTGATCTTCGACGAGCTCACCACCGGCCGGATCGAGCCGGCGTCCAAGCGGGCCTACCTCGAGATCGTCGACCGGCTCGCCGACCGTGGCGTGGGAGCGGTTGCGCTCGCCTGCACCGAGATCGGGCTGCTCATCGGCGCTACCGACACCGATCTCCCCCTGATCGACTCCGCCCAGGTGCACGCCCTTGCCGCGGTCGACGCCGCCCTCTCACCCGGGGATGCGACCTGGGACCGGCAGCCGGCACTCCGAAGCGGGGTATGA
- a CDS encoding PQQ-binding-like beta-propeller repeat protein codes for MGLQRRRQGMDEVVLVEDEPVGRDARSRAGPAGDARVSPRAGVIALLVATAGTSVAAVVATGPAVDGVAGVLTGAASSLVSPLAEAWRLDTPQGWTLAGNLLMTTDAHGSQVEIVAHDLPTGAEVWSVVLDPAAGGVDCPAQAVGPQGAVVVCQALGGLVPSGSPGQVQDRAQDPGRILLLSAQDGGPVGEIRLPRDHGGFDVVDGDLVLLAVGPGSLSVERRDLVTGRTVWTTEIPVEPVLDEGVEVTVDRPAARIRGYGGRVLLAGPLTALLDGEDGHLVDLWRPVVSRPGDVGIPRVTTTPNGFGVQIGADSRPAPTSWYTASGELVGTFDGALAEPVVTDGSGPDVVLSATPWWGSLRAVDTGLGEVLWSVRLDEGVPVVRTRAQVLLAQGGRLQARDVQTGAQRWLVAADGVTAIHPVSDGAFVLGTGSEPGGAPSISALSLTDGSLLWRAAMPPGGEGLAVLGGQVVAVGDRVVIGLD; via the coding sequence ATGGGGTTGCAGCGGCGGCGCCAGGGGATGGATGAGGTCGTGCTCGTCGAGGACGAGCCGGTCGGCCGTGACGCGCGGTCCCGGGCCGGCCCGGCCGGCGACGCGCGGGTCTCGCCACGAGCCGGCGTGATCGCCCTGCTCGTGGCGACGGCCGGAACGAGCGTGGCCGCCGTGGTCGCCACGGGGCCCGCCGTCGACGGGGTCGCCGGCGTGCTCACGGGTGCCGCGTCGTCACTGGTCTCCCCGCTGGCCGAGGCATGGCGGCTCGACACCCCACAAGGCTGGACGCTCGCCGGGAACCTCCTCATGACCACCGATGCGCACGGCTCGCAGGTCGAGATCGTCGCGCATGACCTTCCCACCGGTGCGGAGGTGTGGTCGGTGGTCCTCGATCCGGCGGCCGGCGGGGTCGACTGCCCGGCCCAGGCGGTCGGCCCGCAAGGAGCCGTCGTCGTGTGCCAGGCTCTCGGTGGCCTGGTGCCCTCCGGGAGCCCAGGGCAGGTCCAGGACCGCGCCCAGGACCCGGGACGGATCCTCCTCCTGTCAGCCCAGGATGGTGGCCCGGTCGGCGAGATCCGGCTTCCGCGCGATCACGGAGGCTTCGACGTCGTCGACGGGGACCTCGTCCTCCTGGCGGTCGGACCGGGGTCGCTGTCGGTCGAGCGGCGGGACCTGGTCACCGGCCGGACCGTCTGGACGACCGAGATCCCGGTCGAGCCGGTCCTGGACGAGGGTGTGGAGGTGACCGTCGACCGGCCGGCGGCGCGGATCCGTGGCTACGGCGGGCGCGTGCTCCTGGCCGGGCCGCTGACCGCACTGCTCGACGGCGAGGACGGCCACCTGGTGGACCTGTGGCGGCCCGTGGTGTCCCGGCCGGGTGACGTCGGCATCCCGCGGGTCACCACCACCCCGAACGGGTTCGGTGTCCAGATCGGTGCGGACAGCCGACCGGCCCCGACGTCTTGGTACACCGCGTCCGGCGAGCTCGTCGGCACCTTCGACGGAGCGCTCGCCGAGCCGGTGGTCACCGACGGGTCCGGTCCGGATGTCGTGCTGTCGGCGACGCCGTGGTGGGGGTCGCTGCGTGCGGTCGACACCGGCCTCGGCGAGGTGCTCTGGTCCGTCCGGCTCGACGAGGGCGTGCCGGTCGTCCGCACCCGAGCTCAGGTGCTGCTGGCCCAGGGGGGTCGGCTGCAGGCCCGGGACGTGCAGACCGGGGCGCAGCGATGGCTGGTCGCCGCGGACGGGGTCACGGCGATCCACCCCGTCTCCGACGGCGCCTTCGTGCTCGGCACCGGGTCGGAACCGGGCGGGGCGCCGAGCATCTCCGCTCTGTCCCTGACCGACGGCAGTCTGCTGTGGCGCGCCGCCATGCCCCCCGGTGGCGAGGGGCTCGCGGTGCTCGGCGGCCAGGTGGTTGCCGTGGGCGACCGCGTCGTGATCGGCCTGGACTGA
- a CDS encoding SRPBCC domain-containing protein yields the protein MTVVSTTSDAQALTFTIVAELKAPPARVWQIWSDARQLERWWGPPDWPATFTEHNLTAGGGSKYHMTGPDGEEAHGWWRIVSVDEPSSLEFDDGFADASGMPNPEMPTLRGRVELDEITDGTRMTVTSHFATAEQMAQLAAMGMVEGMTGAMGQIDELLAADVRS from the coding sequence ATGACGGTCGTCAGCACCACCAGCGATGCCCAGGCCCTGACCTTCACCATCGTCGCCGAGCTCAAGGCCCCGCCCGCCCGGGTCTGGCAGATCTGGTCCGACGCGCGGCAGCTCGAGCGCTGGTGGGGCCCGCCGGACTGGCCCGCCACCTTCACCGAGCACAACCTGACCGCGGGCGGCGGGTCGAAGTACCACATGACCGGGCCCGACGGCGAGGAGGCCCACGGCTGGTGGCGGATCGTCTCGGTCGACGAGCCCAGCTCCCTGGAGTTCGACGACGGGTTCGCCGACGCGTCCGGGATGCCGAACCCCGAGATGCCCACGCTCCGCGGGCGGGTCGAGCTGGACGAGATCACGGACGGCACCCGCATGACCGTGACCTCGCACTTCGCCACCGCCGAGCAGATGGCGCAGCTCGCCGCCATGGGCATGGTCGAGGGCATGACGGGCGCCATGGGCCAGATCGACGAGCTGCTCGCCGCCGACGTGCGCAGCTGA